CCGTCTTTTTGAAAAACAGGAACAACCAGTTCATGTCGTGTATGAGTCCACCGGCTATTTAAGCCGTCGGCTTATCCCCGTTTTCATGGACGCCAATATCTCCCAAACATGCCTTAATCCGGTACGAGTAAGAAACTATGCCAGAAGTGAAGGACTACAGGCCAAGACCGACCGTTTGGACGCTCAGGTGCTCTGCCAATTGGGAAAAGACAAACAACTTGAGCAAGACTATCCACTTACCCGAGAAATTCTTCAGCTCAAAGAATACGAAAGTGTCCTTACTTTTTATGTCAAAAGACGGGCACAGTTGAAAAACGAGCAAAAAGCAACCAATCAGCCGTTTCTGAAACAGCAATTGGATCAAGCCCTGAAGCAGGAAGAAAAACGCATAGAGGCGTTGCAGGTTCAAATGGAAAAACTCATCAATACTCATCAAGAGCTAAAAGAAAAGTATGAAACCTATTTGAATGTTAAAGGAATAGGGAAACGCAATGCCATGGCGTTGATTAGCCTCATGCCCGAATTGGGAAGCATTAAT
This is a stretch of genomic DNA from Akkermansia sp. N21116. It encodes these proteins:
- a CDS encoding IS110 family transposase gives rise to the protein MKPNKTKINREVGENIPQKNYAGVDISKDYLDICLQHKTYRFTNNKTGHKNMFRLFEKQEQPVHVVYESTGYLSRRLIPVFMDANISQTCLNPVRVRNYARSEGLQAKTDRLDAQVLCQLGKDKQLEQDYPLTREILQLKEYESVLTFYVKRRAQLKNEQKATNQPFLKQQLDQALKQEEKRIEALQVQMEKLINTHQELKEKYETYLNVKGIGKRNAMALISLMPELGSINRKQASALLGVVPYSWESGTMKGTRKIHGGRKELRHLLYLATVSALRCNEILQAKYKHFLSVGKTRKCALIACCHSLIIYLNSLTKKIIPPDAASHAAGGIGGE